The genomic window ACGTGCACCTGATGAACCACCTGGACGCCAACTTCCACGAGAACTACGGCGAGGGACCGGCCCAGCCGGTGACCAAGTCCGAGGGCTACAGCCGCCACCGCCTCGGCGCGGTGCGCCCGCTCACCGAGAGTCCCGGCAACCACGCCCTGCCCTACACCTACAAGTGGAGCGACACCCTGCCCGTGCTGGAGCAACTGGCGAGATCCTCGGACGGCGACGCCCATGACGGCGTGCTGCTGCAATACGCCAATCCCGTCACGGGCGGCCCCACCATGCCCACCATCGACTGCCGTGTCCAATGGCTCCGCCCGGGCGAATCGACCCGCCCCCACCGCCACACGAGCAGCACCATCTACCACGTGATGCAGGGCGCCGGCACCACCGTGGCGGGCAAGGACAAGAACAACGGCAACCCCATGACCTGGACGGAGCAGGACTGCTTCGTGGTCCCATCGTGGCACTGGCACCACTTCCGGAACGACTCCCAAACCGAGCCCGCGATCCTGTTCTCGGTGACCGACCGCCCGGTGCTGGAGAGCCTGAACCTCTACAGCGAGGAGGACTAGGGCGACACCACGGACCCCTGAATGCTTGACGCCATAGCGCAGGCCAGCCTCCAGATCCTCGACCCGGTGCACCTCTTCATGCTGTTCGCCGGGACCTTCCTCGGGCTCATGCTCGGGGTCATCCCCGGCATCGGCGGAGTTACCGGGCTGGCGCTGCTGCTCCCCTTCACCTTCGACATGGACGCGGTCTCCGCCTTCGCCTTCATCATCGGCATGCTGGCGGTCACCACGACCTCCGACACCATCCCCTCGGTGCTCTTCGCAGTCCCCGGCACCGTGGGCTCCCAGGCCACCATCATCGACGGCCACGCCATGGCCAAGCGCGGCGAGGCAGGCCGCGCCTTCGGCGCCGCCTTCACCGTGTCCGCCATGGGCGGCATCTTCGGCGCCCTGCTGCTGACCCTGTCCATTCCCATCCTGAGCCCCCTGGTCCTCACCTTCGGCTCTCCCGAGTTCTTCATGATGGCCGTGCTGGGCGTGTGCATGGTGGCGAGCCTCAGCGGTTCGGCGCTGATGAAGGGTGTCATCGCCGGCGGCGCGGGCCTGCTCCTCGCCACCGTGGGCACCGACCCCATGCTGAGCGTCGAACGCTGGACCTTCGACCAAGTCTACCTGTGGGAAGGCTTCCACGTGGTGCCCATCTCTCTCGGCCTTTTCGGCCTCGCCGAGGTCACCGACCTCCTGGTCTCCGGCAAAAGCATCGACTCCGGCGCCCTGGGCCGGCTCAAGGGCCGCTGGGAAGGAGTCCGCGACGCGTTCCGGCACTGGTGGCTGGTGATCCGCTCCGCCACCCTGGGCGTGTGGATCGGCATCATCCCGGGCCTCGGCACCCTGGTGGTGGACTGGTTCGCCTACGGCCACGCCCTGCACACCGAGAAGAACGCCGACAACTTCGGCAAGGGCGACGTGCGCGGCGTCATCGCGCCCGAGAGCGCCAACAACGCCAAGGACGGCGGCGGCCTGATCCCCACCCTGGCCTTCGGCATTCCCGGCAGCACCAGCATGGCCCTGTTCCTGGGCGCCATGGAGATCCAGGGTCTCACCCCCGGCCCGGAGATGCTGAACCAGCACCTCGACGTCATCTTCACCATCTCCTGGAGCCTGGCCCTGGCCAACATCATCGGCACCGGCACCTGTTTCCTGTTCA from Deltaproteobacteria bacterium includes these protein-coding regions:
- a CDS encoding cupin domain-containing protein, yielding EPHLWRWPVVYSCLMESGEVVKLGHIDEAAKRRTVQLVNPGLTAFKSTTRTIQMSVQLVKPGERAECHRHTAAALRFVVEGDGSGYTTVEGEEMHMEPGDLVLTPSWTWHDHYNQGKSNIVWLDVLDVHLMNHLDANFHENYGEGPAQPVTKSEGYSRHRLGAVRPLTESPGNHALPYTYKWSDTLPVLEQLARSSDGDAHDGVLLQYANPVTGGPTMPTIDCRVQWLRPGESTRPHRHTSSTIYHVMQGAGTTVAGKDKNNGNPMTWTEQDCFVVPSWHWHHFRNDSQTEPAILFSVTDRPVLESLNLYSEED
- a CDS encoding tripartite tricarboxylate transporter permease; amino-acid sequence: MLDAIAQASLQILDPVHLFMLFAGTFLGLMLGVIPGIGGVTGLALLLPFTFDMDAVSAFAFIIGMLAVTTTSDTIPSVLFAVPGTVGSQATIIDGHAMAKRGEAGRAFGAAFTVSAMGGIFGALLLTLSIPILSPLVLTFGSPEFFMMAVLGVCMVASLSGSALMKGVIAGGAGLLLATVGTDPMLSVERWTFDQVYLWEGFHVVPISLGLFGLAEVTDLLVSGKSIDSGALGRLKGRWEGVRDAFRHWWLVIRSATLGVWIGIIPGLGTLVVDWFAYGHALHTEKNADNFGKGDVRGVIAPESANNAKDGGGLIPTLAFGIPGSTSMALFLGAMEIQGLTPGPEMLNQHLDVIFTISWSLALANIIGTGTCFLFTDQLARIATIRAQLLAPVLLVIMFLGAFMARRHIADIVLFLFFGLLGWTMKRQGWPRPPLIIGFVLGSTVEKYLYISILTYGWAWMARPWVIVLALLIVAALAAPAIRQYRDRVAARANP